ACGAAAATGCTGCCGGGGCGGGAAAAGCCGGTAATTCCATCGGAGGGTTTACCTTTCAGTTTAGCGATGGCTGGTGGAAGTATGGACAAACCTCAAACTTAGAAGTTCACGATACGCACGCCTCATGGTCAAACGGGGGTTATCTGTGCGATTATTCGGAAGGCGACAATAATATGAACGAGGAATGGTTTGGTATTTGCGCCAAAGGGCCAACCAACCCCAAAGGGCTATATGAGTTGTTTCCGAGAGCGGCATATTATGTGTTGAAAGAAGTGCATAGCTTTAATCCTCTTTCAACGGGCACAACACAAAGCGAAATAAAAAAACATTTTGATAACATCTCTTTGACCGGCGCAGCTTTGCGGGCAAATGGTGATAAAGCAGCGTTAAAAGGCGAAAAGACCAAATTAATCAGGTTAAGCCGGTTTACAGCCGAGGTATCTACCTTTAATACCGGAGGCAGTTTAATTTCAACTCCAAAAGATCCCGATCCGGCCAATCCGGTATTTCCCAATCAATTGGGTTTCGATCATCAGGAATCGGTTTTTGTTGGCGTTGAAGCCAATCCTACATCAAATATAAGAGCAAATGTTGAGGTGAATGTGTTGGGAAATGTGGCACAAAATCCGATTAACGAAATTTTTTACGAAAATCGGGGTCGCCCTATTTTACTAAACAGCAATAATGGCAACGTCAGAGTAGAATCCATCAACAGGGTGCAACTCTATAAAGCAAGCTATCATTGGGATCATAAATGGTTTAACCTGAACGGGTTTTACCGTACAGGGCATTATCATTGGGGATTTGAAGGCGATTTCTTTGGCTTATACCCCGAAGCAAACTACGGCCCTCAAATGGACATATACAACGGCATTGCGCCACTTGGATTTGAATTTGAAGGCAAAAAAAACTTAGCCGGATTAAAAGTTGCTTTCGGCCCTCAGCTTTGGTGGGGAGCCAACCCTGCTGTTTTAGCAAAATACAGCAGAAATTTGGGTAAGTTCAAATTTACGGGGGGTTACCATGAAGACATTGCAAGTTTGGGCGGCACCCAAAGTTCGTTTGCCGTTCCACAACCCTTAACCCGAAGAATTACTTTGCATGTCAACCGTAGTTTTGGAAGGTTGGGCATAGATTTGGGAGGCATTTGGGGCGGGCAACCGCTCAATGGAAGAGATTTCCAATTGGCAAGAGAAAAAGAAGACGGCACTTTTGATGTTTACCAAGACCAATTGGGAACACAAGACAACTGGGGCGGAAAAATTAAATTCACCTACAAGGGTAAACATATCAATTGGTATGCTCAATCTGCCATCATGGGTTTGGTTGCCAATGGCGGTGCCGATTTTACCAAAACCTTTACCGGCTGGAGACTCAAAGACAGTGGCAGCGGAAATCAATATAATGCCCTGACCGGTTTTACCTATTCAATAGGCAACCTGCAGATTGCGCCCAACTTCTTATGGCAAAAACCTATTGAAGGGCCCATTCCGATTGATGTGCCTGCTCCGGGCAGACCCCGCAATATTCTGGAAGACCCATTTGTTGTTCGGAGTAACAGAGAAACCATTGCCGGAGAAATTCTGCTTACTTATGACCCAACTCCGGGTTCGTGGATGTATGAGTGGGACAATGACAAGTCTGAAGATGCAAAATTTGCCCTAAGCGCCGGTTTGGTCTATCGTCATCATCCCACTATTCAAGATGCCGCAATTGGTATTTTGTCAAACGGGCGTACTTTATTTGCATTTCCGGGATCAGCCCCTGCACAAGATTTATGGGAAATACATACCAGATTGGTTTCCAAAATAAGCGGCAATTTCGGCTTAATTGCCAATTTGTACGGAGGAACTGCCCAGGCAAACGGAAGCGACCCGCGTTTGATTGAACGCTTCGGTATGGAACTGCGCATGATTTACAAAACCCTGAAACTCAATTCTTTTGTAAGGGTAAATGATTGGGGGCCTTACGACTATCACCGTGATTTCAACCTCACTTTCCCTATGCAGTTTATGGTGGATGTGTCAAACACTATCGGAAAACCGGATTGGTTTGACCTGCCTGCTACCCGCTTAGGATTTCGTACCAACTGGCGTTCGCTCGACAAATATTCACCGCGTTATATGCCAACCACCAAAGTTGACCCTAACGGCAATTTTGTACCCGACCCCGATGCTATTGGTTTTGACAACGGCACCGAATGGGAAATCAGAACTTACATTCAATTCAGTATCGGAAATTAAAAAAGACAAAAAATGAAAAATAAATTCTTGTTCAATTATAGCCAGTTTGTTTTTTGCGGATTACTGTTGCTTTTGTTTTCGGGCTGCGAACGGGCTTTAGACGATTTAGAATCGCCCAATTTTTCTACCAATCCCGATGTATTTATAGATTGATTTAGCCCGGGATTGAATTATGCAGCTTTTGGAGGCTCTGTACCCACCGCTTTTGATGTGGACGAAGAAACTACCTACAACAATACCGAGGCTTCCATGAAGTTTGAAGTGCCCGACTTTAATAATCCCAACGGCGCTTATGCCGGAGGAGCTTATTTTACCAACGAGCCACGAGATTTATCAGGCTACGATGCATTAACTTTTTGGATAAAAGCTACCCAACCTGCCACAATTGATGTGGTAGGATTTGGAAACGATTTAGGAGCATTAAAATACTTGGCTTCGGTCAACGGTTTACAGGTAAATACTAATTGGAGAAAATACATCATTCCCTTACCCGATCCTTCCAAACTTTCAGCAGAGCGCGGAATGTTTTATTACTCCGAAGGACCGGAAGACGGCAAAGGCTATACCTTTTGGATTGACGAGGTAAAGTTTGAAAAACTTGGAACTTTGGCGCACCAAAGTGCGACCATTTTTAATGGAGATGAGGTGGTCATGTCGTCCGAAAACGGAGAAACGATTCAGATAACCGGATTGACCTCTGCTCATAACCTCCCCACCGGAATTGACCAAAGCGTTAACGTTGCTTACAGTTATTTTAGTTTTTTATCGTCAAATCCGGCAGTAGCATCTGTCAGTCAGGAAGGTTTGGTGACAGTACATAGCGAAGGAACTGCACAAATTACTGCAAAACTTGGCAGCATTGACGCAGCAGGTTCGCTCACCATCAACTCGGTGGGCGAGGCAATTAAGCCGGCATCTCCACCGCCTTCACCTACCCGAAGTGCCGATAAGGTTATTTCCATGTACAGCAATGTTTACGAGAATGTACCTGTAGATACTTGGAATACCCGTTGGCAATTTTCTACCGCCGAAGAGTCTTTTGTCGAAATAGACGGAGACGATGCCATCCGTTATCGAAGTCTGAATTTTGTCGGCATTGAGTTTTCGTCTCAACCCATTGACGCTGCCGGCATGACTCATTTCCATTTAGATATATGGACACCCGACCCTACCAATGCACCGAACAATTTTAAAGTATTGTTGGTGGACTTTGGCGCTAATGGCTTGTTTGGCGGAGATGATGATTCTTCACACGAACTAACCTTTACCGCCCCTACCCTAACCACCCAAAACTGGATAAGTCTGGATATTCCATTGTCTAATTTCAGTGGATTGTTAAACAGGTCAAACTTGGCTCAATTGGTTCTTTCGGGCACTTTACCCAATCTTTATCTGGACAATGTGTATTTTTATAACGACGACACACCGCCTTTGCTACCCACAACAGCCGCTCCTACTCCCACACACAGTGCGTCAAGTGTACTTTCGGTGTTCAGCGATGCTTATACCAATATTGCGGGCACAAATCTTAACCCCTTTTGGGGACAAGCCACAGTAGTTACCCAAGAAGCCATTCAAGGAAACAATACCCTGAAATACACCGGACTTAACTATCAGGGTATTCAATTGGGCAGCAGCCAAAATGTTTCTTCATATACCTATTTACATATAGATTTCTGGACCGCAAACTCCACTTTACTGAATGTTTTTTTAATCAGCACAGGGCCGGTAGAAACTGCCTATTCATTACCGGTTCCAACTTCGGGATGGTCAAGCATAGATATACCCTTATCTTCTTTTGCACCGGTAGATTTAACTGATGTCATTCAGTTTAAATTTGAAGGGAACGGCACAATTTATTTAGATAACCTTTATTTCCGCAATTAAAATCTATTACAACATGAAAACAATCAGGTTGTTGGTGTTTATACCTTTTGCATTTTCTTTTTTAATTGGTTCTATTGTTTTCTCCGGTTGCAAAGGAGATGATTTTCAAAAATTAGAAGCGCGCAATTGGTCGTTGGTATGGAGTGATGAGTTTAATGGCGAAGCAGGTACTTCACCCGATTCGACAAAATGGACGTATGATATTGGCACAGGACAAAATGGATGGGGAAATCAGGAATTGCAATACTATACCGACCGAAGCCAAAATGTGTCAATGGATGGAGAAGGGAACTTGGTGATTACCGCAATAAAAGAGTTGTATGCAGGTTCGGGTTTTACCTCAGCCAGATTAAATACAAAAGGCTTATTCGAACAAACCTACGGGCGTTTTGAGGCAAGGTTAAAAACCCCTTACGGTCCGGGTATATGGCCGGCATTTTGGCTCTTGGGTTCCAATATAGAAACCGTCAACTGGCCTCAATGTGGCGAAATTGATATTATGGAACTTCGAGGCCAGCATCCGCAAATAATAAATGGCACACTTCACGGCCCCGGTTATTCGGGAGGAAATTCTATTACAGGTGCTTATGGTTTGGAAAACGATCGGTATGATTCAAACTTCCACACTTTCGCCGTTGAATGGTTTCCCGACAGAATAGATTTTTTTGTTGATGACTATTTATACCAACGCATTGAACCCAATGAAGTTAACGGAGAGTGGGTATATGACCACCCGTTTTTCATGATTCTCAATGTAGCAGTAGGCGGTAATTATGTCGGATTCCCTACCGAGCAAACGCCTTTCCCTCAAAAAATGATCATTGATTACATCAGGGTTTACAATGAGGCAAATTAAAAAATAGGAACCACCCCGGAATATGAAGTTTGATCTGTAACTCCGCAATTTCATAGGTAATAGGTGTAAAAAAAATGCTGGAAGCCTTGTTTTAAGAAGAATTGGCTCTACCTTTGTTATTCCCTAATCATAGGTAATAGTTATGGCGCATCCTGATTGGGTTTTGACACACAAGATTAAAGGTTCCGAAATAAAGTTTATAAACGGAAATTACTACTTATACAAGGTTAGTAGTCGTTGGAACAAAGAAAAGAAACGCGCTGAAAAGATAAGTGGGGAGTTTATTGGTAGAATTACTCCAGAGGGATTATTAACCCGTTCTACCGGAACTCCTCAAATATTGGCTAAGTCTGTCAGTGTTAAAGAATACGGTGCTTCTCATTATCTTTACAAAGAACATACCGATATTTTGCAAGCATTACAGACCCACTTTCCAGATTGGCATAAGGAATTATTTGTTTTATCTGCCTATCGCCTATTGCACCACGCCCCGTTAAAAAACATGCCCCTGTACTATGAACAGTCCTACTTATCAGAATTACTGCCGGCAGCCCAATTAAGCGATAAGAACATTACTGCCCTTTTGCGTTCTGTAGGATCACAAAGGGAACAGATAGTCAACTGCCTCAAAGCATTGATGAAAGGCAATAGTTTTATTTTATTGGATGTTACGCATATTACCTCATTTTCTGAGGAGCTGGATCTTGCACAAGTAGGGTATAATAGTCAGCGAACTTTTGACCCACAGGTTAACTTGTTTTTCATGTTTTCCACCGATTTGTCTCTACCTGTTTATTATCGACTGCTTCCCGGTAATGTACGTGATGTTTCTGCCATGAAATTGAGTATCCTGGAGAGCGGACTTCAAAATATTATCATTGTTGCCGATAAAGGCTTCTGCTCTCAAAAAATATTGCCGACCTCGATGAGGCACAGCTAATGTATCTGCTGCCTTTGCGTCGGAATTCAAGTCTTGTCAATTACACTCCTTTGCATACTAACAAAGGGCAGCAACTCCAGTACTTTCTTTATAAACAACAACCCATTTGGTACTACACTATCCAACTACCGGACAATAAACGAATTATTGTCTTTGTGAATGACTACCTCAAGGCAACCGAAAAACAAGACTTTATTCGTAGAATAGAAAACCAAACAAAGGGCTATGATATGCACACCTTCTATCAGAAGCAAGATGCCTTTGGCACCTTAGCACTGCTAACCAACCTCCCAGATGACTATCAGCCTGAACAGATTTATCAACGATACAAAACCCGAACCCATATCGAGCAACTCTTTGATGCGTTCAAAAACATTTTACATGCTGACCGTACTTACATGAGAGGAGGAGCAGAGATGGAAGCATGGCTGTTCATCAATTTCATGGCAACAGTTTTTTACTATCAACTCTACAAAATATTAACAGAGAGGAGATTACTAAAAAAATATACCCCCAAAGATATTCTCCTACATTTATCCGGTATAAAAACCTTAAAAATTAATCAGAACTGGGAAATCGCTGAAATACCTAAGAAAACAGCAGAATTGATCGTCAAAATCGAAAAACCTATTACCTAAATCCTGCGGAGTTACAGTTTGATTCATCGCAAACGAAAAGTATAAAGCGCAAAACTGTGGCAATCAACAGAATAGAAATTGAACAGGAAGTTTGGTATAAAATAACCAATCACGACTTGCTACGCCCCTTTTTAATGAGTGTGGTGAGCAATTCGAACCATTGGATGTTTATTTCAAGCAACGGCGGACTTACCGCTGGGCGCAAAAATCCACAGTACGCCCTTTTCCCTTATTATACCGATGACAAACTGTCGGAATTTGCCGAGTTTACAGGAAGTAAAACCATTTTCCGGGTTGCTTTTGAAGGTGAAATACATGTTTGGGAGCCTTTTTCAGACAGATGTGATGATAGTTCTGACATTGGCAGGAACTTGTATAAAAATTGCTACGGGAATAAAATAATGTTTGAAGAACTAAACCATCACTTAGGTTTAATTTTCAGATACCAATGGAATACAAGTCATGAATTTGGATTTGTTAAAAAATCCGAGTTAGTCAACACATCGGGAAAAGATTACCAAATAACTGTGTTAGATGGCATTCAAAACATCATGCCCTATGGTGTGAGCAGTTATTTGCAAATAACGGTCAGCAACCTGGTAGATGCTTATAAAAGAAATGAATTGGTTAAAACAACCGGTTTGGGGATTTTTGCACTAAGTGCTATTATAGTTGATAAAGCCGAGCCAAGCGAAGCGCTGAAGGCAAATATAGCCTGGTCGTTAGGTTTGGAAAATCCGGAATACCTGCTTTCTTCTTTACAATTAAACAGTTTCCGAAAAAATCAAGCTATCAGGGAGGAACTTGATATAAAAGGTGAGAAGGGAGCATACTTTGTTCATGCAACTTTTCAATTAGCCGAAAACGAAGCTAAAAAATGGAAGATTGTTGCCAATGTAAACCAAAACCATGCTCAAATAATAGCGCTCAACAATTTAATTCAAACAAGGGAAGACCTGAACAGCCTATTGGAAGCAGATATTGCTGAAGGCACTCAACAATTAACACAGCTTGTTGCGGGAGCAGATGGTTTGCAATTGAGTGCCGACACTTTAAAAGATACAAGACACTATTCCAATGTGCTGTTTAACATCATGCGCGGTGGCATTTTCGACAACAATTACCAAATCACCAAATCCGATTTCGTAGCTTACTTGTATCATGCCAACAATAAAGTTTTTCAAAACAACGAAAACTTTATCAATTCCCTTCAAAACGAATTCGACAAACAAGAACTGTTCAATCTTTTATCGGCTCAACAAGATCCCGATTTAATCAGGTTGTGTAAGGAATATCTGCCACTGAAATTCAGTCGAAGGCACGGAGATCCAAGCCGTCCGTGGAATTACTTTTCCATCAATATGCACCATGAATTAGACGGCTCAAAGATATTGGATTATGAAGGGAACTGGCGGGATATTTTTCAAAACTGGGAAGCATTGGCTCATTCCTTTCCCGATTTTTTAGAAGGAATGATATTTAAATTTTTAAATGCTTCCACGTTTGACGGGTATAATCCTTACCGGGTGACCAAAAGCGGTTTTGACTGGGAGACAGTTGAGCACGATAATCCATGGTCGTACATTGGTTATTGGGGAGACCATCAAATTATTTACCTGCTTAAGTTTTTGGAGATTTTTTACCATCACGAGCCGGATACATTGTATCAATTATTTAACAGTGAACACTTTGTCTATGCCAATGTGCCTTACAAAATCAAATCCTATCAGGAAATTGTCCAAAATCCCAAAGACACCATTCTGTTTGATGAAAAGGCAGATTTATCAATACGGAAAAAAATAACCGAATTAGGTGCGGATGCTGCTTTACTAAGCAACCGTAAACATGAAATTCACCGCGTTAATTTTCTTGAAAAATTATTGGCTGCCGTTTTGGCAAAAGTTTCCAATTTTATTCCCGAAGCCGGTATTTGGATGAATACGCAACGCCCCGAATGGAATGATGCCAATAACGCATTGGTGGGCAACGGAGTTTCAATGGTTACGCTATACTATTTACGAAGATTTTTGAAGTTTTTTGAAGCCCTAATTCAACAATCACAAATTGAACAAGTAGCTGTTTCGGAAGAACTCTATGCTTTTTTTACCGGCATATCAGGTGTTCTTTCCAAACATCAATATTTGTTGAACGGCAAGGTAAATGACCGTAACAGAAAAACAATTACCGATGCGCTTGGCCAAACAGGCAGCAATTACAGAGAAAGCATTTACCGATTAGGTTTTAGCGGAGAAAAAACAGCATTGAAACTCAATGCAATATCCAACTTTTTACAAACAGCCCTTCACTACATTGAACATTCGATTGAAGCAAATAAGCGCCCCGATGATCTTTATCATGCCTACAATCTGATTACTATTCACAAAGAGGAAATTTCAATTTCCTATTTGAGCGAAATGCTCGAAGGGCAAGTGGCGGTCATCAGTTCAGATTATTTACCGGCAGACGAAATTGTAAAATTGTTGAACTCGCTTCGAAACAGCTCTTTATACAGAAAAGACCAAAACAGTTATCTGCTGTATCCAAATAAAGAACTCCCCGGTTTTTTAGCCAAAAACAATATACCGGATTTGTTCATTCAAAAGTCATTCTTACTGCAAAAATTGATAGCCGATAACAACTTCCAGATTGTCAATCAGGATGTAGCAGGCGGCTATCATTTTAACGGCAATTTTACCAATGCCTATGATGTCAAATTAGCATTGGAAAACCTCAAATCGAGCGCTGAATACAAAGAATTGATAGAAAAAGAAACCCATGTCATTTTAGAAATTTTTGAATCTGTTTTTAATCATAAAGAATTTACCGGACGATCGGGTACTTTTTTTGGTTACGAAGGTTTGGGTTCTATTTATTGGCATATGGTTTCCAAACTTCACTTAGCAGTACAGGAAGCCTGCTTATCAGCCTTCAACCAACAAAATAACCATAATTCACTCAATGCTTTAATATCCCATTTCTTTGAAATTGGCGAAGGCATAGGCATTCATAAACCCGCCGATCTCTATGGGGCTTTTCCTACCGACCCCTATTCGCACACACCTCTGCATAGAGGAGCGCAGCAACCTGGAATGACCGGACAGGTAAAAGAAGACATCTTGGTGAAGTTTGGATCGCTGGGGGTATTTGTCAATCAGAGTTGCTTGGTTTTTAATCCCTGTTTGTTGAAAAAAAATGACTTCCTGACCGAATCGCAATCCTTCCACTTTTTTAAAACCAATTCAGAACACGGACAAATTCAATTAGCACCTAAGTCGCTTGGATTTACCTACTGCCAAACGCCGGTAGTGTATAAAATTGACAACGAAAACAAAATAAAAGTAAGATTTATAGACGGAACAGTGAAAGAACACAATACACTTAGTTTGGATAAAGAAACAAGCCGGATGGTATTTCAACGAACCGGTGAAATTGACCAAATTCTTGTTTCCATTCAAGAAACGAAGGTGCTGTAAGGTTTTTAATCCTGTTTTTAGCCTTTATCATTTGAGCTATCAAGTACAACATGTATAGATTTTTGATTTTCTCCATTTTAATGATAGTATGTTTCAATCTGATCTCTTGCGCTCAAAGTAAGGAATCAAAAACGAACACTATGAACAAAACCGCAGCAGATATTCTTGGCAATCGAGAGTATTTGGCAATTTGTTATGGCGGATATCGTCA
This is a stretch of genomic DNA from Sphingobacteriales bacterium. It encodes these proteins:
- a CDS encoding glycoside hydrolase family 16 protein, producing MKTIRLLVFIPFAFSFLIGSIVFSGCKGDDFQKLEARNWSLVWSDEFNGEAGTSPDSTKWTYDIGTGQNGWGNQELQYYTDRSQNVSMDGEGNLVITAIKELYAGSGFTSARLNTKGLFEQTYGRFEARLKTPYGPGIWPAFWLLGSNIETVNWPQCGEIDIMELRGQHPQIINGTLHGPGYSGGNSITGAYGLENDRYDSNFHTFAVEWFPDRIDFFVDDYLYQRIEPNEVNGEWVYDHPFFMILNVAVGGNYVGFPTEQTPFPQKMIIDYIRVYNEAN
- a CDS encoding transposase → MHTNKGQQLQYFLYKQQPIWYYTIQLPDNKRIIVFVNDYLKATEKQDFIRRIENQTKGYDMHTFYQKQDAFGTLALLTNLPDDYQPEQIYQRYKTRTHIEQLFDAFKNILHADRTYMRGGAEMEAWLFINFMATVFYYQLYKILTERRLLKKYTPKDILLHLSGIKTLKINQNWEIAEIPKKTAELIVKIEKPIT
- a CDS encoding Ig-like domain-containing protein, yielding MNYAAFGGSVPTAFDVDEETTYNNTEASMKFEVPDFNNPNGAYAGGAYFTNEPRDLSGYDALTFWIKATQPATIDVVGFGNDLGALKYLASVNGLQVNTNWRKYIIPLPDPSKLSAERGMFYYSEGPEDGKGYTFWIDEVKFEKLGTLAHQSATIFNGDEVVMSSENGETIQITGLTSAHNLPTGIDQSVNVAYSYFSFLSSNPAVASVSQEGLVTVHSEGTAQITAKLGSIDAAGSLTINSVGEAIKPASPPPSPTRSADKVISMYSNVYENVPVDTWNTRWQFSTAEESFVEIDGDDAIRYRSLNFVGIEFSSQPIDAAGMTHFHLDIWTPDPTNAPNNFKVLLVDFGANGLFGGDDDSSHELTFTAPTLTTQNWISLDIPLSNFSGLLNRSNLAQLVLSGTLPNLYLDNVYFYNDDTPPLLPTTAAPTPTHSASSVLSVFSDAYTNIAGTNLNPFWGQATVVTQEAIQGNNTLKYTGLNYQGIQLGSSQNVSSYTYLHIDFWTANSTLLNVFLISTGPVETAYSLPVPTSGWSSIDIPLSSFAPVDLTDVIQFKFEGNGTIYLDNLYFRN
- a CDS encoding glycosidase; translated protein: MKARLLTLFLLQFIFSSIALHAQTGKVTIEKTNNGMTLTVDGQPFMVNGMNWDYFPIGTNYSYSLWNESPDMIKEVLDYEMSLLKHIGVNTIRVYTGIPKNWIEYIYDHHGIYTMLNHSYGRYGLTINGNWEANTDYSNADVKELLLNEVKQIANEYKDTRGLLLYLLGNENNYGLFWEGAETEDIPLEDRQSSIRARFLYKLFNEGAVAMKAIDQQHPVALCNGDLLFLNLIAEECKDVDIFGVNMYRGVSFVDAFDRVKKEYGKPILFTEFGSDAFNAKSNEEDQQCQAYQLHGNWREIYENAAGAGKAGNSIGGFTFQFSDGWWKYGQTSNLEVHDTHASWSNGGYLCDYSEGDNNMNEEWFGICAKGPTNPKGLYELFPRAAYYVLKEVHSFNPLSTGTTQSEIKKHFDNISLTGAALRANGDKAALKGEKTKLIRLSRFTAEVSTFNTGGSLISTPKDPDPANPVFPNQLGFDHQESVFVGVEANPTSNIRANVEVNVLGNVAQNPINEIFYENRGRPILLNSNNGNVRVESINRVQLYKASYHWDHKWFNLNGFYRTGHYHWGFEGDFFGLYPEANYGPQMDIYNGIAPLGFEFEGKKNLAGLKVAFGPQLWWGANPAVLAKYSRNLGKFKFTGGYHEDIASLGGTQSSFAVPQPLTRRITLHVNRSFGRLGIDLGGIWGGQPLNGRDFQLAREKEDGTFDVYQDQLGTQDNWGGKIKFTYKGKHINWYAQSAIMGLVANGGADFTKTFTGWRLKDSGSGNQYNALTGFTYSIGNLQIAPNFLWQKPIEGPIPIDVPAPGRPRNILEDPFVVRSNRETIAGEILLTYDPTPGSWMYEWDNDKSEDAKFALSAGLVYRHHPTIQDAAIGILSNGRTLFAFPGSAPAQDLWEIHTRLVSKISGNFGLIANLYGGTAQANGSDPRLIERFGMELRMIYKTLKLNSFVRVNDWGPYDYHRDFNLTFPMQFMVDVSNTIGKPDWFDLPATRLGFRTNWRSLDKYSPRYMPTTKVDPNGNFVPDPDAIGFDNGTEWEIRTYIQFSIGN